A DNA window from Palaemon carinicauda isolate YSFRI2023 chromosome 39, ASM3689809v2, whole genome shotgun sequence contains the following coding sequences:
- the LOC137631327 gene encoding uncharacterized protein, with translation MLQGGCCRKNVAGKMLPGGCCREDVARKMLQGGCCWKNTIRRMLHGGCCRENVAGRMLQGECCREDTSGRMWQREYYPEDAAGRMLQGECYWDDVAGRMLHGGCCRENAAGRMLQGGCCREIVAGRMLQGRCCRENAVGRMLPVGCCKEDAAGRVLQRECCRENATGRMLQGGYCREDVAERILPGGYCREDAAGRMLLGGCWREDAAWRMLQGECCREDVAGRLLQGECCREDVAGRMLQGECCREDVAGRTLQGGCCRENAAGRMLQGECCREDVAGRMLQVGG, from the coding sequence atgttgcagggaggatgttgtAGGAAGAATGTTGCAGGGAAAATGTTgccgggaggatgttgcagggaggatgttgcaaggaaaatgctgcagggaggatgctgctggAAGAATACAATTAGGAGGATGTTGCatggaggatgttgcagggagaatgtTGCTGGAAGAATGCTACAGGGAGAATGTTGCAGGGAGGATACTTCAGGGAGAATGTGGCAGAGAGAATACTACCCcgaggatgctgcagggaggatgctgcagggagaatgctactgggatgatgttgcagggaggatgctgcatggaggatgctgcagggagaatgctgcagggagaatgctgcagggaggatgttgtaGGGAGATTGTTGcggggagaatgctgcagggaagatgttgcagggagaatgctgtAGGGAGAATGCTGCCGGTAGGATGTTGCaaggaggatgctgcagggagggtGCTGCAGAGAGAATGTTGCCGGGAGAATGCTACAGGGAGAATGTTGCAGGGAGGATACTGCAGGGAGGATGTGGCAGAAAGAATACTACCGGGAGGAtactgcagggaggatgctgcagggagaatgctactGGGAGGATGTTGGAGGGAGGATGCTGCatggaggatgctgcagggagaatgctgcagggaggatgttgcagggagattgttgcagggagaatgctgcagggaagatgttgcagggagaatgctgcagggagaatgctgccggGAAGATGTTGCAGGGAGGACGCTGCAAGGAgggtgctgcagggagaatgctgcagggagaatgctgcagggagaatgctgcagggaagatgttgcagggaggatgttgcaggtagGAGGCTGA